From the genome of Methylocystis bryophila, one region includes:
- the dxr gene encoding 1-deoxy-D-xylulose-5-phosphate reductoisomerase: MASNGETTAGKRAPQRVALIGATGSIGKSTVDLLVRNPDRFSVVSLAAGRDHAELARLAILLRPEFVAIRDESGFEPLKEALVGTNIQIGAGREAVIEAATWDADLLVSAIVGAAGVEPTHAALQLGRDVALANKECLVCAGAPFMRAAREAGARLLPMDSEHNAIAQALGGADPATIERMIITASGGPFRTWSREAIEKATVAEALNHPNWSMGPKITVDSATMMNKGLELIEAHHLFGVPAEKLDVVVHPQSIVHGLVAFADGAVTAGMAVPDMRVPIAHCLGFPERLDAPTPRLDLAQIATLTFERPDHERFPALALALGALAAGGGLPTVLNAANEIAVEAFLAGRIAFGDIARHAAEAIDIAEKNGEAKEPASVAEALAIDHNVRDRSRRVLATSRL; encoded by the coding sequence ATGGCTTCCAATGGCGAGACAACCGCAGGCAAGCGGGCCCCGCAGCGCGTCGCGCTGATCGGCGCGACAGGCTCGATCGGCAAATCGACGGTCGATCTCTTGGTGCGTAACCCCGATCGCTTCAGCGTCGTGTCGCTCGCCGCAGGGCGCGACCACGCGGAGCTCGCGCGTCTCGCCATCCTGCTGCGCCCCGAATTCGTGGCGATCCGAGACGAATCGGGCTTCGAACCGCTCAAAGAGGCGCTCGTCGGAACCAATATTCAGATCGGAGCAGGGCGCGAGGCCGTCATAGAGGCCGCGACATGGGACGCCGATCTCCTCGTAAGCGCCATCGTTGGAGCGGCCGGGGTCGAGCCGACGCATGCAGCGCTGCAGCTTGGCCGCGACGTGGCGCTTGCAAACAAGGAGTGCCTCGTCTGCGCCGGTGCGCCGTTCATGCGGGCCGCCCGCGAGGCCGGAGCGCGATTGCTCCCTATGGACAGCGAGCATAATGCGATCGCCCAGGCGCTCGGCGGCGCCGATCCCGCCACGATCGAGCGAATGATCATCACCGCCTCGGGGGGGCCCTTTCGAACTTGGAGCCGCGAGGCGATCGAAAAGGCGACGGTCGCCGAGGCGCTCAACCACCCGAACTGGTCGATGGGACCCAAGATCACGGTCGATTCCGCCACGATGATGAACAAGGGGCTCGAGCTCATCGAGGCCCATCATCTCTTCGGCGTCCCGGCCGAGAAGCTCGACGTCGTGGTTCATCCGCAATCCATTGTCCACGGGCTCGTGGCCTTCGCCGACGGCGCCGTCACCGCGGGAATGGCGGTCCCCGACATGCGCGTCCCGATCGCACACTGTCTCGGATTTCCGGAGCGCCTCGACGCGCCGACGCCGCGGCTCGATCTCGCGCAGATCGCCACGCTCACTTTCGAACGGCCGGATCATGAGCGATTTCCCGCGCTGGCGCTCGCGCTGGGGGCGCTTGCTGCGGGGGGAGGGTTGCCGACGGTGCTGAACGCCGCAAATGAGATTGCGGTGGAGGCGTTCTTGGCCGGGCGCATCGCTTTTGGCGATATCGCGCGGCATGCAGCAGAAGCAATTGATATTGCTGAGAAAAATGGTGAGGCGAAAGAGCCGGCGAGCGTCGCTGAAGCCCTAGCCATTGACCACAATGTAAGAGATCGATCGCGTCGAGTCTTGGCGACGAGCCGGCTTTAG
- a CDS encoding M50 family metallopeptidase, whose amino-acid sequence MDYIWTTASYIVPFVVVLGVVVFVHEYGHFIVGRLCGVKVDAFSLGFGPELFAFEDRHATRWRISAIPLGGYVKFHGDANAVTAGVSDEFQQMSSEERAVTFAGQPVWKRAAVVFAGPFFNFLLAIALYWGMFALVGRPVVVDGQLVIAPRISAVQADGAGAKAGFRPGDLVKSVDGAPIESFALFQKRIAASPGRALHIVVERGSASAELEATPAAVSGKDGQTIGRLGLNSSEDIRDMRMRKCGPIESLGLAFEETGSIVEQTGKFIEGIFAGRESASQLSGPIGIAEASGKMAQKISSLGIWPLINLIALLSVSVGLLNLMPVPLLDGGHLMFFVIEAVRGRALNERLQEYAFKIGFVMVSSLMLLATYNDLARHLKL is encoded by the coding sequence ATGGACTATATTTGGACGACGGCCAGCTACATTGTGCCTTTCGTCGTCGTGCTCGGCGTCGTTGTCTTCGTCCACGAATACGGACACTTCATTGTCGGGCGGCTTTGCGGAGTCAAGGTGGACGCCTTTTCCCTAGGCTTCGGCCCGGAACTCTTCGCCTTCGAGGATCGGCACGCGACCCGCTGGAGGATTTCGGCGATTCCGCTTGGCGGCTATGTGAAGTTTCATGGCGACGCCAATGCTGTGACCGCGGGGGTGTCCGACGAGTTCCAACAGATGTCGTCCGAGGAGCGGGCCGTGACTTTCGCGGGTCAGCCGGTCTGGAAGCGGGCGGCAGTGGTCTTCGCCGGACCCTTTTTCAACTTCCTGCTGGCGATCGCGCTATACTGGGGGATGTTCGCGCTGGTGGGTCGGCCGGTCGTGGTCGACGGCCAGCTTGTGATCGCTCCGCGCATCTCGGCGGTCCAAGCGGACGGCGCCGGCGCGAAGGCCGGCTTTCGCCCGGGCGACCTCGTTAAGTCCGTGGACGGAGCGCCGATCGAAAGCTTCGCGCTGTTCCAGAAGCGAATCGCGGCCTCGCCAGGGAGAGCGCTGCACATCGTCGTAGAGCGCGGCTCGGCCTCCGCCGAGCTCGAAGCGACACCGGCGGCTGTGAGCGGGAAGGACGGGCAGACGATCGGACGACTGGGGCTTAACTCCAGTGAGGACATCCGCGACATGCGGATGCGAAAATGCGGGCCGATCGAGTCTCTCGGGCTCGCCTTCGAGGAAACCGGAAGCATCGTCGAGCAGACAGGCAAGTTTATCGAGGGGATATTCGCCGGACGCGAGAGCGCGAGTCAGCTTTCGGGACCGATTGGGATTGCGGAAGCCTCGGGCAAAATGGCTCAGAAGATCAGCTCACTGGGAATCTGGCCGTTAATAAACCTGATTGCGCTGCTCTCGGTGTCGGTCGGCCTCCTCAATCTCATGCCCGTGCCGCTTCTGGACGGCGGGCATCTGATGTTTTTCGTGATAGAGGCGGTTCGCGGCCGTGCGCTGAACGAGCGACTGCAGGAATACGCCTTCAAGATCGGCTTTGTGATGGTGTCGTCGCTCATGCTTCTCGCGACCTACAACGACCTTGCCCGACACTTGAAGCTCTAG